A genomic segment from Acidimicrobiia bacterium encodes:
- a CDS encoding UDP-glucose 4-epimerase produces MKAVVTGGAGFIGSNLVDRLVSNGWDVLVVDNLSTGKESNLESALASGRCRLERADILDLDLHRLMTDFGCEVVFHLAAQADVRVSVRDPLADARTNILGTIACLDAATKAGCRRFVFASSGGTIYGEPEEIPVTESHPQVPLSPYGIAKKAGHDYLYYYSKVQKLSGVSLALANVYGPRQDPFGEAGVVAILGGVMLADEQATLYGDGTQTRDFVYVDDVVDAFILAIDHGEAEVLNIGTGKQTRILDLFAEIARLTDYDKEPYFAPKRTGELMHIALDPSRAKEVLGWAPATSLTAGLAKTIEWLRSR; encoded by the coding sequence TCCAATGGATGGGATGTTTTGGTCGTCGACAATCTTTCAACAGGTAAAGAATCCAATCTTGAATCAGCCCTGGCGTCAGGTAGGTGCAGGCTGGAAAGAGCCGATATTTTGGATTTGGATTTACACCGCCTGATGACAGATTTCGGCTGCGAGGTCGTGTTTCATCTTGCAGCCCAGGCCGATGTTCGGGTGTCGGTAAGAGATCCCCTAGCTGATGCGAGAACCAATATTCTAGGCACGATCGCTTGTCTGGATGCAGCTACCAAGGCAGGTTGCAGGCGGTTCGTCTTTGCCTCTTCGGGGGGGACGATTTATGGGGAGCCCGAGGAAATTCCGGTAACAGAGAGCCATCCCCAAGTTCCACTGAGTCCATACGGTATCGCAAAGAAGGCTGGCCACGACTACCTCTACTATTATTCCAAAGTTCAAAAGCTGTCCGGTGTTAGCTTGGCGCTCGCTAACGTGTACGGACCCAGACAGGATCCTTTCGGAGAAGCTGGAGTAGTCGCAATACTGGGCGGAGTCATGCTCGCCGATGAACAAGCGACGCTTTATGGAGATGGAACCCAAACTCGAGACTTCGTCTACGTAGACGATGTCGTAGATGCTTTCATCCTAGCTATCGACCACGGCGAGGCAGAAGTTTTAAACATCGGAACGGGAAAGCAAACCAGGATACTGGATCTTTTCGCTGAGATTGCTCGTCTAACGGACTATGACAAGGAGCCCTATTTTGCACCGAAGCGTACAGGAGAGCTCATGCACATCGCCCTCGATCCTTCCAGGGCAAAAGAGGTACTCGGTTGGGCTCCTGCTACCTCTTTAACGGCGGGTCTCGCCAAGACTATCGAATGGTTGCGGAGTCGTTAA